A genomic segment from Actinoplanes sichuanensis encodes:
- a CDS encoding IS701 family transposase: MDLVIDSFAGRFCRVEPRRAAAGFVTGLLADLEVKTCWQVAEQAGHARPDAMQRLLYRAKWDADAVRDDVRKVVADRLGDPDGVLVVDETGDLKKGVHSVGVQRQYTGTAGRIENAQVGVFLAYASRHGHTLIDRRVYLPKSWTDDRDRCERAGIPQDVTFATRSELADDMINAAVNALVPARWVAADEAYGNNTRLRSELRKLRLGYVLAVSCDHLVPIDAGKTRCRVDRLAENLPATAWTRRSAGDGSKGPRFYDWAWLADVGADGDPDDDGRHSLLIRRNTTTGELAFYRCWAPGPATLAQFVRVAGVRWIVEESFQAGKGQVGLDQHQVRRWTSWHRFTTLALAALAVLAICAADARTADRRGQPDMIDLTVNEIRRLINVLLIRPTRSIAYRLRWSNWRRRHQARARRAHYARRLTLELQP, translated from the coding sequence ATCGACCTGGTGATCGACTCGTTCGCGGGCCGGTTCTGCCGGGTTGAGCCCCGCCGGGCGGCGGCCGGGTTCGTCACCGGGCTGCTTGCCGACCTGGAGGTCAAGACGTGTTGGCAGGTGGCTGAGCAGGCCGGACATGCCCGACCGGATGCGATGCAACGGCTGCTCTACCGGGCCAAGTGGGACGCTGACGCGGTGCGTGACGACGTTCGCAAGGTCGTCGCTGACCGACTCGGTGACCCTGACGGTGTCCTCGTGGTCGACGAGACCGGCGATCTGAAGAAGGGCGTGCACTCGGTCGGTGTCCAGCGTCAATACACCGGAACCGCCGGGCGGATCGAGAACGCCCAGGTCGGAGTGTTCCTCGCCTATGCGAGCAGGCACGGTCACACTCTGATCGACCGCAGGGTTTACCTGCCGAAGTCCTGGACCGATGACCGTGACCGGTGCGAGCGGGCCGGCATTCCGCAGGACGTCACGTTCGCCACCCGCTCGGAGTTGGCCGACGACATGATCAACGCCGCGGTGAATGCCCTGGTCCCAGCCCGGTGGGTCGCCGCGGACGAGGCCTACGGCAATAACACCCGGCTCCGCAGTGAACTGCGCAAACTCCGCCTCGGCTACGTGCTGGCAGTCTCCTGCGATCACCTCGTGCCGATCGACGCAGGCAAGACCCGCTGCCGCGTCGACCGCCTCGCCGAGAACCTGCCCGCCACCGCCTGGACCCGGCGCAGCGCTGGTGACGGCTCGAAAGGACCACGGTTCTACGACTGGGCCTGGCTGGCCGACGTCGGCGCCGACGGTGACCCCGACGACGATGGCCGGCACAGCCTGCTCATCCGACGTAACACCACGACCGGTGAGCTGGCTTTCTACCGCTGCTGGGCACCGGGGCCGGCCACCCTCGCCCAGTTCGTGCGGGTCGCGGGAGTTCGCTGGATCGTGGAGGAAAGCTTTCAGGCCGGAAAAGGCCAAGTCGGCCTTGACCAGCACCAAGTCCGCCGGTGGACGTCCTGGCACCGGTTCACCACCCTGGCCCTGGCCGCCCTCGCCGTCCTCGCGATCTGCGCCGCCGACGCCCGCACCGCAGATCGTCGCGGTCAGCCCGACATGATCGACCTGACCGTCAACGAAATCCGCCGTCTGATCAACGTCCTGCTGATCCGGCCAACCCGCAGCATCGCCTACCGTCTGCGCTGGTCAAACTGGCGACGCCGCCACCAGGCACGAGCCAGACGAGCCCACTACGCCCGCCGCCTCACCCTCGAACTCCAACCATGA
- a CDS encoding ATP-binding protein has protein sequence MPSQVDVETADISTGDHRHLGIRCLTDHNPPACGPLPTVLGNPTPIRQVHDNLTGNAIEYTPAGRVAEITIRATAPDPATCRIEMASRGIGIPKTSEPKYSTPPPEPTAANTTPEPAWPSASERHNGTVRVDADPGGRQPHFWPTLATPAVQSTFTGGRFAALEPSALGFSYRRGVEQLGSSLGS, from the coding sequence GTGCCCTCCCAGGTCGATGTCGAAACGGCCGACATCTCCACCGGTGACCATCGCCACCTGGGCATCCGGTGCCTCACCGACCACAATCCGCCCGCCTGCGGCCCGCTGCCCACCGTCCTCGGCAACCCCACCCCGATCCGCCAGGTCCACGACAACCTCACCGGCAACGCCATCGAATACACCCCCGCCGGCCGCGTCGCCGAGATCACCATCCGCGCCACCGCACCAGACCCCGCCACCTGCCGCATCGAGATGGCCAGCCGCGGAATCGGCATCCCGAAAACCAGCGAGCCGAAGTATTCAACCCCTCCACCCGAGCCGACGGCAGCGAACACCACGCCGGAACCGGCCTGGCCATCGGCCAGCGAACGCCACAACGGCACAGTCCGCGTCGATGCCGACCCCGGCGGGAGACAGCCGCATTTCTGGCCCACCCTCGCGACACCGGCCGTCCAGTCCACCTTCACGGGGGGCCGTTTTGCAGCCCTCGAACCCAGTGCGCTAGGGTTTAGCTACCGACGCGGGGTGGAGCAGCTCGGTAGCTCGCTGGGCTCATAA